In Leptospiraceae bacterium, one DNA window encodes the following:
- a CDS encoding BamA/TamA family outer membrane protein: protein MVVTSIGLIAQPATERKPVSGLPFEVSESKRLNVKDVEKKKEGWYPTGLPLVNSDPNTGIGYGARVLLFNNKSKSDPFFEYTPYRTRIFAQYFNTTKNYQYHWISLDSPYIADSKWRVRADAIYESNPVAMYFGRGKEAMQTLSYHPMNDYSQPLNTNTRFGATEEALAYTRPANPNEIQYHENPQLNSVISQSLPLRPTQVTDKKYYRYDNKTPQFLASAEHSFFGGTVRTVGGVRFAKNIINFYDGEIYNSPSSLTNKSMFIGETPVVQGKTKLKEDCEAKKIRGCEGGYVNQLRIGLVYDTRDFEPDPNKGVFAEITHDRTMKAMGSNYEYNKTWAQGRIFISPAPRTFEKLVIAARAAVGRTSGDAPFYEYRNFWGTEGTVSGLGGLRTLRGYKQDRFVGPVVGFYNLELRWKFYEVPGFAFNLVPFVDAGRVWDKTSEMGLKGYKYSKGIGLRIAWNQATIIMIDYARSREDSQLFVNFNHIF from the coding sequence ATGGTGGTTACTTCAATAGGACTAATCGCTCAGCCTGCAACGGAAAGAAAGCCAGTCAGTGGTTTGCCATTTGAAGTGAGTGAGTCAAAAAGGTTAAATGTAAAGGATGTCGAGAAAAAGAAAGAGGGTTGGTATCCCACCGGATTACCTCTTGTGAATTCTGACCCAAATACCGGAATTGGTTATGGAGCGAGAGTTTTACTTTTTAACAATAAAAGTAAAAGCGATCCTTTTTTTGAATATACTCCCTATCGCACTAGGATTTTTGCACAGTATTTTAATACCACGAAAAACTACCAATACCATTGGATTAGTTTAGACTCACCATACATCGCCGATTCTAAATGGAGGGTGAGGGCCGATGCAATTTATGAAAGTAACCCTGTAGCCATGTACTTTGGGCGAGGAAAGGAAGCCATGCAAACACTTTCATATCACCCGATGAACGATTATTCTCAACCATTGAATACAAATACTCGGTTTGGTGCAACAGAGGAGGCTTTAGCCTATACTCGACCTGCTAACCCAAATGAGATTCAGTATCACGAAAACCCTCAGTTGAATAGTGTTATCAGTCAAAGTTTACCACTACGACCTACACAGGTAACCGATAAAAAATACTATAGATACGATAATAAAACTCCCCAATTTTTAGCGAGTGCAGAGCATTCATTTTTTGGAGGAACTGTTCGAACTGTAGGTGGTGTCAGATTTGCTAAAAACATCATCAATTTTTATGATGGTGAAATATACAATTCTCCAAGCTCACTTACCAATAAAAGCATGTTTATCGGAGAGACACCGGTAGTACAAGGTAAGACTAAACTAAAAGAAGATTGTGAAGCCAAAAAAATCCGAGGTTGTGAAGGTGGTTATGTAAACCAACTTAGAATTGGTCTGGTTTACGATACTAGAGACTTTGAGCCGGATCCAAACAAGGGGGTATTTGCTGAGATTACCCACGATAGAACTATGAAGGCAATGGGCTCAAACTATGAATACAATAAGACTTGGGCACAAGGTAGAATTTTTATTAGTCCTGCACCAAGAACTTTTGAAAAATTAGTTATAGCTGCTCGCGCTGCAGTTGGTAGAACGAGTGGAGATGCTCCCTTTTATGAATACAGGAATTTTTGGGGAACCGAAGGAACTGTATCAGGACTTGGAGGTTTAAGAACTTTAAGAGGTTATAAACAAGATCGATTTGTCGGTCCGGTTGTTGGGTTTTATAACTTAGAATTGAGATGGAAGTTTTATGAAGTTCCCGGATTTGCATTCAACTTAGTGCCGTTTGTAGATGCAGGTAGAGTTTGGGATAAGACCAGTGAAATGGGACTCAAGGGATATAAATACTCTAAAGGTATAGGACTTAGGATTGCATGGAATCAGGCTACAATCATCATGATAGACTATGCGAGATCCAGAGAAGACTCTCAGTTATTTGTTAATTTTAACCATATTTTTTGA
- a CDS encoding DUF1566 domain-containing protein: MRILRNLIFLIFAFTLYNCGEEITRKNKFGLTEEEQKTIIMGFVMNTTYSNTGNGTVLDSSLGVEWKKCTQGQTFRSVSNDCLGTISATITPVNPQTYGAELLTYCNINGQDCNTLSMPQTLKSPINNVTSEAYSSCASDRTAGKSDWRLPSLIELKKLSMSGENMLTTFFPSTVNDYYWSSWGDENDQTGKTAKAVSFVGGNYGQERSFNKDTRFYVRCVRTR; this comes from the coding sequence ATGAGAATATTACGTAATTTAATTTTTTTAATTTTTGCATTTACTCTTTACAATTGTGGTGAAGAAATTACCCGAAAAAACAAATTTGGGCTAACCGAAGAAGAGCAAAAAACTATTATCATGGGGTTTGTGATGAATACGACTTACTCAAACACCGGAAATGGAACTGTATTGGATAGTAGTCTTGGAGTGGAGTGGAAAAAATGCACTCAGGGTCAGACTTTTCGCTCTGTAAGTAATGACTGCCTCGGTACAATTAGCGCAACAATCACTCCGGTAAATCCTCAAACTTATGGGGCAGAATTGTTAACCTATTGCAATATCAATGGACAGGACTGCAACACTCTTTCCATGCCTCAAACTCTAAAAAGCCCTATCAATAATGTAACAAGTGAAGCATACTCTTCTTGTGCAAGCGATCGGACAGCTGGAAAATCGGATTGGAGACTTCCTTCTTTAATCGAACTGAAAAAACTCTCTATGAGTGGAGAAAATATGTTGACTACATTTTTTCCAAGCACAGTGAACGACTATTATTGGTCATCTTGGGGCGATGAAAATGACCAAACAGGGAAGACTGCAAAAGCAGTTTCTTTTGTCGGTGGTAATTACGGACAAGAGAGGTCTTTCAATAAAGATACTCGATTTTATGTAAGGTGTGTTCGAACCAGATAG
- the ndhC gene encoding NADH-quinone oxidoreductase subunit A, translating into MGIAPESLGPVVIQLILGVGFAAVILTVAFLIKPFKKSKTHDVFECGVKHYGDARGVFNIKFYLVAVLFILFDIEAVFLYPWAVNLIGFQEAGLGGFLLLEMFLFLLILVVGLYYVWRKGALEWD; encoded by the coding sequence ATGGGAATTGCACCTGAGAGTTTGGGACCGGTGGTTATACAACTCATTCTTGGAGTGGGTTTTGCTGCTGTTATTCTGACAGTAGCCTTCCTTATAAAACCATTTAAAAAAAGCAAAACTCACGATGTTTTTGAATGTGGCGTAAAGCATTACGGAGACGCGAGAGGAGTTTTTAATATTAAGTTTTATCTTGTAGCGGTACTATTCATACTATTCGATATTGAAGCCGTGTTTTTATACCCTTGGGCAGTGAACTTAATAGGATTTCAAGAAGCAGGGCTTGGTGGATTTCTTTTATTAGAGATGTTTTTATTTTTACTCATTCTTGTAGTTGGTTTATATTACGTTTGGCGGAAAGGTGCATTGGAATGGGATTGA
- a CDS encoding NADH-quinone oxidoreductase subunit B has translation MGLTDIFHKPGQMLGDVAHLARLDSVVNWGKSYSLWPYPFATACCGIEFMGTACSDNDIARFGAERPSFSPRQADMILVLGTITYKMAPVLREIYDQMSEPKYVISVGACASSGGMFDAYAVVQGVDRFLPVDIYVPGCPPRPEAILDALIKLQKKVMKQGLEERRQEVMRKLDEINARTRPIIVR, from the coding sequence ATGGGATTGACAGATATTTTTCACAAACCGGGGCAGATGCTCGGTGATGTTGCCCATCTTGCCAGATTAGATTCAGTCGTAAATTGGGGGAAGAGTTATTCTCTATGGCCTTATCCTTTCGCTACAGCTTGTTGCGGAATCGAATTTATGGGTACAGCTTGCTCTGATAACGATATTGCTCGATTTGGAGCTGAAAGACCTTCATTTTCTCCGAGACAAGCTGATATGATCTTAGTATTGGGTACAATTACATACAAAATGGCTCCTGTTCTCAGGGAAATTTATGATCAGATGTCAGAACCAAAATATGTTATAAGCGTTGGGGCTTGTGCTTCTTCTGGCGGAATGTTTGACGCTTATGCAGTTGTACAAGGTGTGGATCGGTTTTTACCAGTAGATATTTATGTGCCCGGGTGCCCTCCAAGGCCAGAGGCTATTTTAGACGCTTTGATTAAACTTCAAAAGAAAGTTATGAAACAAGGGTTAGAGGAAAGAAGACAGGAAGTTATGCGAAAATTGGATGAAATAAACGCAAGGACTCGCCCTATTATTGTAAGATGA
- a CDS encoding NADH-quinone oxidoreductase subunit C: MKEKTKQFIQENLANYIFKKEEVESNIPTFFIKSEGIVPVIQSLKDNKELSFDFLNDLTAIDWLGKKNPRFEVCYLLKSNKNKSFRVMLKVPVEDGESIPSIVSIFKGANWPEREVYDLFGIRFVNHPYMERIVLPDNFQGFPLRKDYPLEGFGQDYLIADLLQTHKEDKETV; the protein is encoded by the coding sequence ATGAAAGAAAAAACAAAACAATTTATTCAAGAAAACCTTGCAAATTATATTTTCAAAAAAGAAGAAGTAGAATCAAACATCCCTACGTTTTTTATTAAATCTGAAGGTATTGTTCCAGTTATTCAATCGTTAAAAGATAATAAAGAGTTGTCTTTTGATTTCTTAAATGATTTAACAGCTATTGATTGGCTTGGAAAAAAAAATCCAAGATTTGAAGTTTGCTACCTTCTAAAGTCAAATAAAAACAAAAGTTTTCGTGTAATGCTTAAAGTCCCTGTAGAAGATGGTGAATCTATTCCGAGCATCGTATCCATTTTCAAAGGAGCGAACTGGCCCGAGAGAGAAGTTTATGATTTATTTGGAATCCGATTTGTAAACCACCCTTATATGGAAAGAATAGTTCTTCCAGATAATTTTCAAGGATTTCCTTTGAGAAAAGATTATCCTTTAGAAGGATTTGGCCAAGATTATCTCATTGCCGATCTTCTGCAAACTCATAAGGAAGATAAGGAGACTGTATAG
- a CDS encoding NADH-quinone oxidoreductase subunit D: protein MYEKTEKHFLKKFQNLPEGHVLVNLGPSHPATHGILQNVIQLDGERIVDAEAIIGYVHRCFEKLGEKYDYNQFLVCTDRMNYVSTPLNNIGWILTVEKLMGIEVPNRVTYVRMIISELSRIMDHIICNGILGVDLGAFSGMLYLFHQRERIYTIIENLTGARITTTFCRVGGMERDIYPGFQKEVKELIVGLKPVIEEFDTLLVRNKIFNERTAGIGGISKEDALSYGFTGPNLRAAGVSHDVRKDEPYMFYDKVDFDIPVGTDGSVLHRILVRMEEMRQSIRIIEQLVDNIPSGSYHADVPHAFLPEKHRVYNNMEELIYHFKLIMHGIPVPPGEYYFPTEAANGELGFYIVSEGEKSPYRVHVRRPCFWFYQAFPELIKGGLIADSIATMSSLNAIAGELDC from the coding sequence ATGTATGAAAAAACAGAAAAACACTTTCTGAAAAAATTTCAAAATCTTCCTGAAGGCCATGTATTAGTCAACTTAGGTCCTTCTCACCCGGCTACTCACGGTATATTGCAAAATGTAATTCAATTGGATGGCGAAAGAATTGTGGATGCCGAGGCGATCATCGGATATGTCCACAGATGTTTTGAAAAATTAGGAGAAAAATACGATTATAACCAATTTTTAGTTTGTACAGATCGAATGAACTATGTGTCCACTCCCTTAAATAACATTGGTTGGATATTGACTGTAGAAAAACTTATGGGAATTGAAGTCCCGAACAGAGTTACATACGTCAGAATGATCATTTCTGAGCTATCCAGAATCATGGATCATATAATATGCAACGGTATTCTTGGGGTTGATCTTGGTGCGTTTTCGGGAATGTTGTATCTATTTCACCAAAGAGAAAGAATTTATACTATAATTGAAAATCTTACCGGTGCAAGGATCACTACTACTTTTTGCAGAGTAGGTGGTATGGAAAGAGACATTTACCCGGGCTTCCAAAAAGAAGTAAAAGAATTAATTGTAGGTTTAAAACCTGTTATCGAAGAATTTGACACTCTTCTTGTCCGAAATAAAATTTTTAACGAAAGAACTGCAGGTATAGGTGGAATCTCCAAAGAAGACGCTTTGTCTTATGGTTTTACCGGACCCAATTTGAGGGCAGCCGGTGTTTCGCATGACGTACGAAAAGATGAGCCTTATATGTTTTACGATAAAGTTGATTTCGATATACCGGTAGGAACAGACGGATCGGTGCTTCATAGAATTTTAGTAAGAATGGAAGAAATGAGGCAATCGATCCGAATTATAGAGCAATTAGTCGATAACATTCCATCCGGCTCTTACCATGCAGATGTTCCACACGCATTTCTTCCCGAAAAACACAGAGTTTATAACAACATGGAAGAACTAATTTATCATTTTAAACTAATCATGCATGGAATACCAGTTCCACCGGGTGAATATTATTTTCCGACTGAGGCTGCCAATGGAGAGCTTGGTTTTTATATTGTGTCGGAAGGAGAAAAATCGCCATACAGGGTGCATGTCCGAAGACCATGTTTTTGGTTTTATCAAGCCTTTCCTGAATTAATTAAAGGAGGACTTATTGCGGATTCAATAGCCACAATGAGTTCCTTAAATGCTATCGCCGGGGAGTTAGACTGTTAA
- the nuoE gene encoding NADH-quinone oxidoreductase subunit NuoE, with the protein MGFQFGSESEKRFEKLRTMFPDKRSLILPGLHLIQKEKGFVDQEAMEYLTKKIGEPIKLSEVYGVATFYTMYNKKPVGKYHIQICSNISCYITGSDSVTSHICGKLGIEEGETTKDKKFTLSEVQCLGACGYGPMMQINEEYYEFLTPEKIDQILDSLE; encoded by the coding sequence ATGGGATTTCAATTTGGTAGTGAGTCAGAAAAAAGATTTGAAAAATTACGCACAATGTTTCCGGATAAGAGGTCATTGATTTTACCGGGACTACATCTTATCCAAAAAGAAAAAGGTTTTGTTGATCAGGAGGCAATGGAATATTTAACTAAAAAAATCGGAGAGCCAATAAAACTATCCGAAGTATATGGCGTGGCTACGTTTTACACTATGTACAATAAAAAGCCTGTCGGTAAATACCATATACAAATTTGTTCCAACATTTCTTGTTATATTACAGGCTCTGATTCAGTAACATCTCATATTTGCGGAAAACTCGGAATCGAGGAAGGGGAAACTACGAAAGATAAGAAATTCACATTGAGTGAAGTTCAGTGTCTCGGAGCTTGCGGTTATGGGCCTATGATGCAAATCAATGAAGAATACTATGAATTCTTAACACCGGAAAAAATAGATCAGATTTTGGATTCATTGGAGTAA
- the nuoF gene encoding NADH-quinone oxidoreductase subunit NuoF produces the protein MGERKLITKYVEDPESKTLKHYRSVGGYESAKKALSSMNPDQIINEVKASGLRGRGGAGFPTGMKWSFIPKNVDKPKYLLCNADEGEPGTFKDRVILEKLPHKMIEGMIIAAKAIDSHQGFIYIRGEYFKSFKTVQKAIDEAYEAGLLGKNILGSGYDFELGLYAGAGAYICGEETALINSLEGRRGHPRLKPPFPAVSGLYGCPTVVNNVETYAAVPHIIENGGEWYSKIGTPKSTGTRLFCVSGMVKKPGVYEIELGTPLMTLINEECGGMKEGHSLKAIIPGGSSVPILNAEECKTAKLDFESMMEHKTFLGSGAVIVISDKVDLVETTYRLAVFYAHESCGQCTPCREGTHWMVDLLGRIKSGKGTKKDLDTILSISVNMEGGTTICPLSDACVGAVRPTIQKFTSEFEKRFLPENKREMVV, from the coding sequence TTGGGCGAAAGAAAATTAATTACGAAATACGTTGAAGACCCTGAATCAAAAACACTAAAACATTATCGATCAGTCGGTGGGTATGAGTCTGCAAAGAAGGCTTTGAGCTCTATGAATCCGGATCAAATCATTAATGAAGTGAAGGCATCTGGTTTGAGAGGAAGAGGTGGAGCTGGTTTCCCAACCGGTATGAAATGGTCTTTTATTCCAAAAAATGTTGACAAGCCAAAATATTTATTGTGCAATGCGGACGAGGGAGAACCCGGAACATTTAAAGACAGGGTAATTCTTGAAAAACTACCGCATAAGATGATCGAAGGTATGATTATCGCAGCCAAGGCAATCGACTCCCATCAAGGTTTTATTTATATTCGTGGAGAATATTTTAAAAGTTTTAAAACTGTTCAAAAAGCCATAGATGAAGCTTATGAAGCTGGGTTACTCGGAAAAAATATACTTGGTTCTGGTTATGATTTTGAATTAGGTTTGTATGCGGGGGCAGGTGCTTATATTTGTGGAGAGGAAACAGCACTCATTAATTCTCTTGAAGGCAGAAGGGGTCATCCAAGATTGAAACCTCCTTTTCCTGCAGTTTCCGGGTTGTATGGTTGCCCTACAGTTGTAAATAATGTAGAGACTTACGCTGCTGTTCCTCATATAATAGAGAATGGTGGAGAATGGTATTCTAAAATTGGAACACCTAAATCAACCGGTACAAGACTTTTCTGTGTGAGTGGGATGGTAAAAAAACCGGGCGTTTATGAAATAGAGCTTGGTACCCCACTTATGACACTAATCAACGAAGAGTGTGGGGGAATGAAAGAAGGTCATTCTTTGAAGGCAATTATTCCGGGTGGCTCTTCCGTACCCATACTGAATGCAGAAGAGTGTAAAACTGCAAAATTAGACTTTGAGTCAATGATGGAGCATAAAACTTTTCTCGGTAGTGGTGCAGTGATTGTAATATCCGACAAGGTTGACTTGGTTGAGACTACTTACAGACTGGCAGTATTTTATGCTCACGAATCTTGTGGACAGTGCACTCCATGTAGAGAGGGCACCCATTGGATGGTCGATCTATTGGGTAGGATTAAATCCGGAAAGGGGACCAAAAAAGATTTAGATACGATTCTTTCTATTTCTGTAAACATGGAAGGTGGAACTACTATTTGTCCGTTATCGGACGCGTGTGTTGGAGCAGTAAGACCTACTATTCAGAAATTCACTTCTGAGTTTGAAAAAAGATTTCTCCCCGAAAATAAAAGAGAGATGGTGGTATAA
- the nuoH gene encoding NADH-quinone oxidoreductase subunit NuoH, with protein sequence MDWNLILVWAIKSGLFFFIIITGCAYYTLAERKFAGFIQDRKGPNRAGPFGLFQPLADGIKFLTKEEIFPSQVNKIMYLIAPMVSITCAVMAWAVVPLGGSIPLPPAIADIVGFTVLDLQIVNPNTGILFMFAISSLAVYGIILAGWSSNNKYSLMGGIRATAQMISYELPLGLSAVTIILMSGSLKLTDINDAQKGMWFIFTLPGFIAFFIFVVAMFAETNRLPFDLAEAESELVVGFHTEYGSFKFALFFIAEYMNLITMSCIVTLLFFGGYNVPFGLFEGNDFRPILGLIIFVVKVLFFAFLFIWVRWTLPRFRYDQLMGLGWKKLIPWSLFAILLGSTYVVYWGKYWKGLFN encoded by the coding sequence ATGGATTGGAATCTAATTTTAGTTTGGGCAATTAAGAGCGGTTTATTTTTCTTTATTATTATTACCGGTTGTGCCTATTACACTTTGGCAGAAAGAAAATTTGCTGGGTTTATTCAAGATAGAAAAGGCCCGAATAGAGCTGGCCCTTTTGGACTTTTTCAACCTCTGGCTGACGGGATAAAGTTTCTAACCAAGGAAGAAATTTTTCCTTCTCAAGTAAATAAAATCATGTATTTGATTGCACCTATGGTTTCCATAACTTGTGCAGTTATGGCTTGGGCAGTAGTTCCGTTAGGAGGGTCTATACCACTACCTCCTGCAATTGCAGATATTGTTGGGTTTACTGTACTTGATTTGCAAATCGTCAACCCGAACACAGGGATTTTGTTTATGTTTGCTATATCTTCTCTTGCAGTATATGGAATTATCTTAGCCGGTTGGAGTAGCAATAACAAATACTCACTCATGGGAGGAATTCGTGCTACCGCTCAGATGATTAGCTATGAATTGCCTCTCGGTTTAAGTGCAGTAACGATTATACTTATGTCTGGCTCTTTAAAATTAACTGATATCAACGACGCACAAAAAGGGATGTGGTTTATTTTTACTCTTCCTGGTTTTATAGCCTTCTTTATTTTTGTAGTTGCTATGTTTGCAGAAACCAACCGTCTTCCATTTGACTTGGCTGAGGCTGAGTCAGAGCTTGTGGTAGGTTTTCATACAGAGTATGGCTCGTTTAAATTTGCTCTATTTTTTATAGCCGAATATATGAATTTGATCACAATGAGCTGCATAGTGACTCTTTTATTTTTCGGTGGATACAATGTTCCTTTTGGACTTTTTGAAGGAAATGATTTTCGTCCTATACTTGGATTAATTATCTTTGTAGTGAAAGTTTTATTTTTTGCATTTTTATTTATATGGGTGAGGTGGACTCTTCCTAGATTTAGATACGACCAACTCATGGGGCTTGGTTGGAAAAAATTAATCCCTTGGAGTTTGTTTGCAATTTTGTTAGGATCAACCTATGTAGTCTATTGGGGAAAATACTGGAAAGGACTATTTAACTGA
- a CDS encoding NADH-quinone oxidoreductase subunit J, which translates to MINWNEPQTIIFGIFATLAVISAFLVILHKNPVTSAIFLVLTFFSLAGIYAVMDAIFIATMQVLVYAGAIMVLIVFVLMLLNLREETHKQIWEKPFKKIVIFLFVGIYAFLLFGVFYNGELIIKAHTLGYSSNSYNYPLSESVSAKGNIAAVGASTFLDYLLSFELISVLLLAAVIGAVILAKKDFGKQL; encoded by the coding sequence ATGATAAATTGGAACGAACCACAAACTATTATTTTTGGGATATTTGCTACACTGGCAGTCATCTCTGCTTTTTTAGTTATTCTACATAAAAACCCTGTGACCTCTGCCATTTTTTTAGTATTAACATTTTTTTCTTTAGCCGGAATTTACGCAGTGATGGACGCTATATTTATTGCAACAATGCAAGTTTTGGTTTATGCAGGTGCAATTATGGTGTTGATCGTATTTGTTTTGATGTTATTGAATTTAAGAGAAGAGACTCACAAACAGATTTGGGAAAAACCTTTCAAAAAAATAGTGATTTTTCTTTTTGTTGGTATCTATGCGTTTTTACTCTTCGGTGTATTTTACAATGGTGAGTTAATAATCAAGGCTCATACGCTTGGGTACTCCTCCAATTCTTATAACTACCCGCTTAGTGAAAGTGTTAGTGCAAAAGGGAATATTGCAGCTGTGGGAGCATCTACTTTTTTAGATTATCTATTATCGTTTGAGCTTATCTCTGTCCTTTTATTGGCAGCAGTAATTGGGGCTGTAATCTTGGCAAAAAAGGATTTTGGAAAACAATTATGA
- the nuoK gene encoding NADH-quinone oxidoreductase subunit NuoK: MQQVISTVPIHYYLTLAGILFSIGVAGVLIRRNIVMIFMAVELMLNSVNLVFITFSKALSQINGEVIVFFVMAIAAAEAGVGLAIVIAIHRQKKTSNVDEINLLKW; this comes from the coding sequence TTGCAACAGGTAATCTCTACAGTCCCTATTCATTATTATTTAACTCTTGCCGGAATTCTATTTTCGATTGGAGTCGCCGGAGTTCTAATCCGTAGAAATATTGTTATGATATTTATGGCGGTAGAGTTAATGTTGAATTCTGTTAATTTAGTATTTATTACATTTTCAAAAGCCCTCTCTCAGATCAATGGAGAGGTTATTGTGTTTTTTGTTATGGCAATTGCAGCCGCAGAGGCTGGTGTAGGTCTTGCCATTGTTATTGCAATCCATCGTCAAAAGAAAACTTCCAATGTTGACGAAATTAATTTATTAAAGTGGTGA
- the nuoL gene encoding NADH-quinone oxidoreductase subunit L, with translation MLELFPLVILLPLIGFLINGLLYKRIPNFLAAIIGTSAVAIPFFITLGALFDYQPMQRNTPYMFTILHWIQAGSLQADFAYQVDQLSLYMTLIITGIGSLIHVYSSGYMHGEKGFNRFFVYLNLFIFSMLNLVLADNLVLMFLGWEGVGLCSYLLIGFDYHKDSAANAGMKAFITNRIGDVGFAIGIFLTYWYLGSVKYVDIMAALPTALPFKEIINWVALAYFIGAMGKSAQIPLYVWLPDAMAGPTPVSALIHAATMVTAGVFMIARLNPIFFAAESTSTFIAIIGALTALFGATIGLLQNDIKKVLAYSTVSQLGYMFLAMGVGAYSAGMFHLMTHAFFKALMFLGSGSVIHAMHHEQDMRNMGNLKSYMKITWITFLIGTLAISGIPPFSGFFSKDLILEKAFSFHGMGKVLWVVGLAGAFCTAFYMFRLVFLTFYGKERIDHHVKEHLHESPLSITFPLIILSVGAALAGLLQVPHIFFGGTHILTDYFRPIFESGENSIKSWGIVKEPHDISTSLEVTLVIISVGVAAIGIALSYFLFQVKKTVPTTDDKILGFSKILYNKYYIDEIYEMSIIKPLIRLSEWLARAFDKIVIDGFVVGIGKVFLFLSSIFRKIQTGFVGDYAFSIVIGAIIILLYLTLNGA, from the coding sequence ATGTTAGAACTGTTTCCACTCGTTATTCTATTGCCTCTAATTGGCTTTTTAATCAACGGATTATTATACAAAAGAATTCCTAATTTCTTAGCCGCTATTATAGGGACTTCCGCAGTAGCCATTCCTTTTTTCATTACTTTGGGTGCTCTGTTCGATTATCAGCCGATGCAGAGAAACACACCTTACATGTTTACAATTTTGCATTGGATTCAAGCAGGCTCTTTGCAGGCAGACTTTGCATACCAAGTAGATCAACTGTCTTTGTATATGACTTTGATTATCACCGGAATAGGCTCACTCATCCATGTATATAGCTCCGGTTATATGCACGGAGAAAAAGGGTTCAACCGATTTTTCGTATATCTGAATTTATTTATTTTTTCTATGCTAAACTTAGTTTTAGCGGATAATCTTGTACTGATGTTTTTGGGATGGGAAGGTGTAGGTCTTTGCTCTTACCTTTTAATCGGTTTTGACTATCACAAAGACTCTGCAGCCAACGCTGGGATGAAGGCTTTTATCACGAATCGAATTGGTGACGTTGGTTTTGCAATCGGTATTTTTTTGACCTATTGGTATTTAGGAAGCGTGAAGTATGTAGATATTATGGCAGCTCTACCCACGGCACTTCCGTTTAAGGAAATTATTAATTGGGTAGCTCTCGCCTACTTTATAGGAGCGATGGGAAAATCAGCTCAAATTCCACTATATGTTTGGCTCCCCGATGCTATGGCAGGTCCAACTCCAGTATCCGCACTGATTCACGCTGCAACTATGGTGACTGCCGGTGTTTTTATGATAGCAAGGCTAAATCCAATATTTTTTGCAGCAGAGAGCACGAGTACTTTTATTGCAATCATTGGAGCCTTGACTGCATTGTTTGGGGCAACGATTGGTTTACTTCAAAACGATATTAAAAAGGTACTCGCTTATTCCACAGTATCTCAATTAGGTTATATGTTTCTTGCAATGGGCGTAGGTGCTTATAGTGCAGGTATGTTTCACTTAATGACTCACGCATTCTTTAAAGCTCTGATGTTCTTAGGTTCAGGCTCTGTAATTCATGCAATGCACCACGAACAAGATATGAGAAATATGGGTAATCTAAAGTCGTACATGAAAATTACTTGGATTACATTTTTAATCGGAACTTTAGCAATCAGTGGAATTCCTCCATTTAGCGGATTTTTCTCAAAAGACTTAATTTTAGAGAAGGCGTTTAGCTTTCATGGGATGGGAAAAGTTTTATGGGTAGTCGGGCTTGCAGGAGCATTTTGTACTGCATTCTATATGTTTCGACTCGTGTTCTTAACATTTTACGGTAAGGAAAGAATCGATCACCATGTAAAAGAGCATTTGCACGAATCTCCATTGAGCATAACTTTTCCATTAATTATTTTATCTGTGGGTGCAGCCCTTGCCGGATTACTGCAAGTTCCACATATTTTCTTTGGCGGAACACATATTCTAACAGATTATTTTCGCCCGATATTCGAGTCCGGAGAAAACTCTATAAAATCTTGGGGTATTGTAAAAGAGCCTCACGATATTTCTACTTCCTTGGAAGTTACTCTTGTAATTATTTCAGTCGGAGTCGCTGCGATTGGTATCGCATTATCGTATTTTCTCTTCCAAGTAAAAAAGACTGTACCAACAACAGATGACAAGATACTTGGGTTTAGTAAAATTTTATACAATAAATACTATATTGATGAAATTTATGAAATGAGTATTATCAAACCTCTCATCCGTCTATCTGAATGGTTGGCTAGAGCTTTCGATAAAATCGTAATTGATGGGTTTGTAGTTGGAATTGGAAAAGTATTCCTATTTCTTTCTTCAATATTCAGAAAAATTCAAACCGGATTTGTGGGAGACTATGCTTTTTCCATAGTCATTGGTGCGATTATTATTCTTTTGTATCTTACGTTAAATGGAGCATAA